The following are from one region of the Oncorhynchus nerka isolate Pitt River linkage group LG8, Oner_Uvic_2.0, whole genome shotgun sequence genome:
- the LOC115132988 gene encoding LOW QUALITY PROTEIN: inactive histone-lysine N-methyltransferase 2E-like (The sequence of the model RefSeq protein was modified relative to this genomic sequence to represent the inferred CDS: inserted 3 bases in 3 codons; deleted 2 bases in 1 codon) → MSIVIPVGVDTADTSYLEMAAGSEPESVEASPVVVEKSSYPHQIYSISSHHSHSYIGLPYADHNYGARPPPTPPASPPPSMLIRPGEGLFVPGGLQDEASRGTTLSTSEDGSYGADITRCICGFTHDDGYMICCDKCSVWQHIDCMGIDRQHIPETYLCERCQPRILDRDRAIVLQTRKRENMSGEWRDGIPVCISADGDTSATESGDEVPLELYTAFQHTPTSITLTTGRLAGNKQADKKRKRSGEKEPVATSARAKKAFREGSRKSSRVKGGAPEMEPGEHPSLWENKMKAWMEAYEDAGSNQYSEDVQILLHVKEAGDGKTLAYNTHTATFKPPVESQVQKNKKILKAVRDLAPDSLIIEYRGKFMLRQQFEANGCFFKRPYPFVLFYSKFDGLEMCVDARSFGNEARFIRRSCTPNSEVRHVLEDGMLHLYIYSLRSISKGTEITIGFDYDYGCCKYKVDCACVRGNPECPVLKYNLEPTENLEASSRRRGRKDKEPMMQRGDHLDLGQNQNMTLDCDGRTKGLGADGKQRKLSPLRLSISNNQDPTELEGVEDQPDNSVSSEVEMESEETIAERKRKMASPAEESHLQGVGASSCLGLSKPETREERKMEAILQAFARMEKREKRREQALEKIGTKSEGGIKEEPPATPEADMQSPGIMTPLLEVKEEPGLNKPTPAKLRGSKQRKSFSRSRTHIGQQRRRARTISTCSDIPPGSPGELLDPLANDGPDVEASRDPEPEALSSHAPDTSPPYSGSPAPDRNRSGQKYPKTKKHLVSEWCVDKQERSLRTPEPAPERPLRISSDLEVLATQLNALPGMVPSPHVYSTPKHYVRFSSPFLANRSPTTPGVPTGRRRSRELPDTPPTSGSCKKRWLKQALEEETTTPPPSSGRPTLVMPSEGPLSPPINGDSDSPLPYNGSCTLPGEDSELPTPLKKRRLGLCPLDACMSESSTPYGSPCATPTRADLSEAPGTPLLLATPPRVTRMEEPSPEALPSTPTHTLSAPQESESSLDSSPEGSRRPSPQEAERPPSLLSSPCVAVRAPSLEVFPPHEAKISAPLSPQPPTAESQDCGGEEGPETGAEGSSEAPPTDPASSSLLSPWMKSPERVGLSGPGGLSFSPINSNLRDLTPSHTLEPILAFRPEAVAVAGVVTVPVPLAAGPFTEAAGSLFYPCPEEGGTLAFSRSLSGDSTGEGGSGQNPPQKKKVSLLEYRKRQREARRSGSKMECGSPVSTTSTLVEMFPLPMETTQEPPPLAPAPAQAPVAPVAVAPTPPEPNTPQPSEDTEPPVEGESEGGEGQWTSSTSVEQARERGYHRALSLSDHSKDKDGETEGSEAPVRDCSSPSLQRTPTHTPCSPGPSSPSQPGSRTVKEEESDSRPRTPSQAAPQQPSKPAVPKTAPLTPTKLHPAAPSLLHSPNPQAQGSPYRSQRAFLFAPPQSQPQAQPGLPPFSQYSPQSAPPPPPPPAPPASAAYFPSQSASTVGSFPGFKPSVTSPXPPGAQPLLQTLPPHTLHYQSSTTPPPPPPPPPQHPGPSPALLHVNLQPPPVQQHQLLLTTAPSPPSLLLRPPPPQGQTHQLQQPSASTLLSLNQGLPLPPPPPPPASSTGVPMQVQAPHHFQNXGGFPAPLMHTGGTANPSVPPXTYPRPTSRLDCPPPPPPQQQTQPAQAVPTATQMPSGTRGAPASPAPFHNAGYLGTGWH, encoded by the exons GACCACAACTATGGGGCGCGCCccccgcccactcccccggcctcccctcccccctccatgcTGATCCGGCCAGGCGAGGGGCTGTTTGTGCCGGGGGGCCTGCAGGACGAGGCTTCCAGGGGCACCACACTCAGCACCTCGGAGGACGGCAGCTACGGGGCCGACATCACCCGCTGCATCTGTGGCTTCACCCACGACGACGGCTACATGATCTGCTGTGACAAGTGCAG tgtGTGGCAGCACATAGACTGCATGGGGATCGACAGGCAGCACATTCCTGAGACGTACCTGTGTGAGCGCTGCCAGCCGCGCATCCTGGACAGAGACCGGGCCATCGTGCTGCAGACCCGCAAGAGGGAGAACATGTCCGGTGAGtggagagatg GCATACCGGTATGTATCTCTGCAGACGGGGACACCAGTGCCACAGAGAGTGGGGACGAAGTGCCGCTGGAGTTGTACACGGCCTTCCAGCACACGCCCACCAGCATCACACTCACCACCGGCCGCCTGGCGGGCAACAAGCAGGCCGACAAGAAACGCAAGAGGAGCGGAGAAAAGGAGCCCGTCGCCACGTCAGCCCGAGCCAAGAAG GCGTTCCGTGAGGGCTCCAGGAAGTCCTCCAGAGTGAAGGGTGGCGCTCCAGAAATGGAGCCCGGGGAGCACCCGTCTCTGTGGGAGAACAAGATGAAGGCTTGGATGGAGGCCTACGAGGATGCCGGCAGCAACCAGTACAGCGAGGACGTCCAGATCCTGCTCCACGTCAAGGAGGCCGGCGACGGCAAGACCCTTGCCTACAACACTCACACGGCCACCTTCAAACCGCCCGTGGAG agCCAGGTTCAGAAGAACAAGAAGATCCTGAAGGCAGTGAGGGATTTGGCTCCAGACTCCCTCATCATAGAGTACAGGGGCAAGTTCATGCTGCGACAGCAGTTTGAGGCCAATGGATGCTTCTTCAAGAG GCCGTACCCCTTTGTGTTGTTCTACTCAAAGTTTGACGGGCTGGAGATGTGTGTGGACGCCCGCAGCTTTGGCAATGAGGCCCGCTTCATCCGACGCTCCTGCACCCCCAACTCTGAG gtgCGTCATGTATTAGAGGATGGTATGCTCCATTTGTACATTTACTCTTTGAGGTCCATCAGCAAAGGCACCGAGATCACCATAGGCTTCGACTATGACTATGGCTGCTG taAATACAAGGtggattgtgcatgtgtgagGGGGAACCCAGAGTGCCCGGTGCTGAAGTACAACCTGGAGCCCACAGAGAACCTGGAGGCCAGCAGCCGCCGGCGGGGCCGCAAGGACAAGGAGCCCATGATGCAGCGAGGGGACCACCTGGACCTGGGCCAGAATCAGAACATGACCCTGGACTGTGACGGCAGGACCAAGGGTCTGGGAGCCGATGGAAAGCAGAGGAAGCTATCGCCCCTCCGCCTCTCAATTTCCAACAACCAG GATCCTACAGAGTTAGAGGGTGTAGAAGACCAACCTGATAACTCCGTTAGCAGTGAAGTAGAGATGGAGTCAGAGGAGACCattgcagagagaaagaggaagatg GCCAGCCCAGCGGAGGAGTCCCATCTGCAAGGCGTGGGGGCCTCCAGCTGTCTGGGACTGAGTAAACCGGAG acCCGTgaagagaggaagatggaggccATCCTGCAGGCCTTTGCCCgcatggagaagagggagaagaggcggGAGCAGGCCCTGGAGAAGATCGGCACCAAGTCAGAGGGGGGCATCAAGGAGGAGCCCCCTGCCACCCCCGAGGCCGACATGCAGTCTCCTGGTATCATGACG ccccTGCTAGAGGTGAAGGAGGAGCCGGGTCTCAACAAGCCCACGCCGGCCAAGCTGCGAGGCAGCAAGCAGAGGAAGAGCTTCTCGCGGAGCCGCACCCACATTGGGCAGCAGAGGCGGCGAGCGCGCACCATCAGCACCTGCTCTGACATACCTCCTGGCTCGCCTGGGGAACTCCTGGACCCCCTGGCCAATGACGGCCCAGACGTAGAGGCCTCCAGGGACCCCGAGCCAGAGGCCCTCTCCTCCCATGCCCCCGACACCAGCCCCCCTTACAGTGGCTCCCCGGCCCCTGACAGAAACCGCTCCGGGCAGAAGTACCCCAAAACTAAAAAG caCTTAGTGAGTGAGTGGTGCGTCGACAAGCAGGAGCGGTCATTGCGGACCCCAGAGCCGGCCCCGGAGAGGCCCCTGAGGATCAGCAGCGACCTGGAGGTGCTGGCCACCCAGCTCAACGCCCTACCCGGCATGGTCCCCAGCCCGCACGTCTACAGCACGCCCAAACACTACGTCCGCTTCTCCTCGCCCTTCCTGGCCAACCGCAGCCCCACCACCCCTGGGGTGCCCACTGGACGCCGGCGTTCCCGCGAGCTGCCCGACACGCCGCCCACCTCAGGCTCCTGCAAGAAG CGCTGGCTGAAGCAGGCTCTAGAGGAGgagaccaccacccctccacccagCAGCGGCCGGCCCACCCTGGTCATGCCTAGCGAGGGCCCTCTCAGCCCTCCTATCAACGGGGACTCTGACAGCCCACTCCCCTACAACGGCAGCTGCACCTTGCCAGGTGAGGACTCTG AGTTGCCCACTCCTCTGAAGAAGCGACGCCTGGGTCTGTGTCCACTAGACGCCTGCATGTCAGAGAGCTCCACCCCCTACGGCTCTCCCTGCGCCACGCCAACCCGGGCCGACCTATCAGAGGCGCCGGGTACACCCCTGCTGCTGGCCACGCCACCCCGCGTCACCCGTATGGAGGAGCCGAGCCCCGAGGCTCTACCAagcactcctacacacacactcagtgccCCGCAGGAA AGCGAGTCTTCCCTGGACAGCTCACCAGAGGGCAGTCGCAGACCCAGCCCCCAAGAGGCTGAGCGGCCACCTTCGCTGCTCTCCTCCCCCTGTGTAGCGGTCAGGGCTCCCAGTCTGGAGGTGTTCCCACCCCACGAGGCCAAGATCAGCGCCCCCCTGAGCCCCCAGCCCCCCACCGCCGAGTCCCAGgactgtgggggagaggaggggccaGAGACCGGGGCTGAGGGCAGCAGCGAGGCCCCCCCCACAGACCcagcctcttcctccctcctctccccctggatGAAGAGTCCAGAGAGAGTGGGTCTGTCAGGGCCAGGGGGTCTGTCCTTCTCCCCCATCAACTCTAACCTGAGGGACCTTACCCCCTCACACACCCTGGAGCCCATCTTGGCCTTCAGGCCTGAGGCGGTGGCTGTGGCTGGTGTTGTGACTGTACCAGTACCCTTGGCAGCAGGACCCTTCACAGAGGCTGCAGGGTCTCTCTTCTACCCCTGCCCTGAGGAGGGGGGAACGCTGGCCTTCTCTCGTTCACTAAGTGGAGACAGCAccggagagggagggtcaggacaGAATCCCCCACAGAAGAAAAAA GTGTCTTTGCTGGAGTACAGGAAACGTCAGCGCGAGGCGCGGCGCAGCGGCTCCAAAATGGAATGCGGCTCGCCTGTCTCTACAACATCTACCCTGGTGGAGATGTTCCCTCTGCCCATGGAGACCACTCAAGAGCCTCCACCCCTGGCTCCTGCTCCGGCCCAAGCTCCAGTGGCCCCTGTTGCAGTGGCCCCCACCCCGCCTGAGCCAAATACCCCCCAGCCCAGCGAGGACACAGAGCCCCCTGTcgagggggagagtgaggggggagagggacagtGGACCTCCTCCACCTCGGTGGAGCAGGCAAGAGAGCGTGGCTACCACAGAGCCCTGTCGCTTAGTGACCACAGCAAGgacaaag ATGGAGAGACCGAGGGCAGTGAGGCCCCAGTCAGAGATTGTTCATCTCCTAGCCTGCAGAGGACCCCAACCCACACG ccGTGTTCTCCTGGCCCCAGCAGCCCGTCCCAGCCTGGCAGTCGcacagtgaaggaggaggagagtgacAGCCGGCCTCGGACCCCCTCCCAGGCCGCCCCACAGCAGCCCAGCAAGCCTGCCGTACCCAAGACAGCCCCCCTGACCCCCACCAAGCTACACCCTGCTGCCCCctcactcctccactcccccaaCCCCCAGGCTCAGGGCTCCCCTTACCGCAGCCAGAGGGCCTTCCTCTTTGCTCCTCCTCAGTCCCAGCCACAGGCTCAACCAGGACTGCCCCCCTTCTCCCAGTACAGCCCACAGTCCGCTccgcctccccctcctccaccagcACCTCCAGCCTCAGCGGCCTACTTCCCCAGCCAGTCAGCCTCCACTGTGGGATCCTTCCCTGGGTTCAAGCCTTCCGTGACGTCCC TTCCCCCTGGAGCCCAGCCCCTCCTGCAGACTCTTCCTCCCCACACCCTGCACTACCAGAGCTCTaccactccccctcctcctccccctcccccaccacaaCACCCTGGGCCCAGCCCGGCCCTGCTACACGTTAACCTGCAGCCTCCTCCTGTCCAGCAGCACCAGCTCCTCCTGACCACAGCccccagtcctccctccctcctcctccgccCCCCTCCCCCACAGGGCCAGACCCACCAGCTGCAGCAGCCCAGTGCCAGCACCCTCCTGTCACTCAACCAGGGTttgcctctccctcca cccccccctcctcctgcctcctccaccGGTGTCCCAATGCAAGTGCAGGCCCCTCACCACTTTCAGA TTGGGGGCTTTCCAGCCCCGCTGATGCACACCGGCGGCACCGCTAACCCCTCGGTGCCCC CCACCTACCCCCGCCCCACCAGCAGACTGGactgcccccctcctccccctccccagcagCAGACTCAGCCGGCCCAGGCCGTGCCCACCGCCACTCAGATGCCCAGCGGAACACGTGGGGCCCCTGCGTCCCCCGCCCCCTTTCACAACGCTGGGTACCTGGGCACGGGGTGGCACTGA
- the LOC115133697 gene encoding zinc finger protein RFP-like, producing the protein MASSSSVLAEEQFLCSICLDVFTEPVSIQCGHNFCMACIRKYWDGNDMCQCPMCKKTFYKRPDLFINTFISEMAAQFRKSVQVKATSSSDQLPAKTGEVSCDICTGTKLKALKSCLVCQTSYCETHLEPHQRVAALKRHKLIKPVENLEDRMCKKHDRLLELFCRTDQTCVCQFCTEAKHKTHNTVPLEEEYGEKMAELGKIMAVVQQMLHTRSRKVKEIKHSVELSKRVAERKILDSVQVFTALVRSIERSQAELIEVIEEKLKAAERQAEGLIEELEQEITELQRRSTKLEQLSHTEDHLHLLQSLPSLCTLPPTKDWSKISVHSDLYVGTGRRVVSQLEETLNKEMDKVKLKRAQRYAVDVTLDPDTANPYIILSTSGKEVRYQQKQQDLLDNPKRFSTCPCVLGNKGVSSGRSYYEVTVKGKTKWDLGMARESINRKGNITLSPKDGYWTVALREKCKYLACTSTPVLLSLREKPQKVGVFVDYEEGQVSFYDVEARSHIYSFTGCAFAKKLYPYLGPCANFGDENSAPLIISPVNHTD; encoded by the coding sequence ATGGCGTCCTCCAGCAGTGTCCTCGCTGAAGAGCAGTTCCTGTGCTCCATCTGTCTGGATGTGTTCACTGAGCCGGTCTCTATTCAATGTGGACACAACTTCTGCATGGCCTGTATCAGGAAGTATTGGGATGGCAATGACATGTGCCAGTGTCCCATgtgtaaaaaaacattttataaGAGACCAGATCtgttcatcaatacattcatttcTGAGATGGCTGCTCAGTTCAGGAAATCAGTTCAAGTGAAAGCCACCAGCAGCTCAGACCAACTCCCTGCCAAAACTGGAGAAGTCTCCTGTGACATCTGCACTGGGACGAAGCTCAAGGCCCTGAAGTCCTGCCTGGTGTGTCAGACCTCGTACTGTGAGACTCACCTGGAGCCTCATCAGAGAGTCGCAGCCTTAAAGAGACACAAGCTGATCAAACCTGTGGAGAATCTGGAAGACAGGATGTGTAAGAAGCACGACAGACTCCTGGAGCTGTTCTGTAGGACTGATCAGACATGTGTGTGTCAGTTCTGCACTGAGGCAAAACACAAGACTCACAACACAGTCCCTCTAGAGGAAGAGTATGGAGAGAAGATGGCTGAACTGGGGAAGATTATGGCAGTAGTACAGCAGATGTTGCATACAAGATCTAGAAAGGTTAAGGAGATCAAACACTCTGTAGAGCTCAGCAAGAGAGTTGCAGAGAGAAAGATATTAGACAGTGTGCAGGTCTTCACTGCTCTGGTTCGCTCCATTGAGAGAAGTCAAGCTGAGCTCATTGAGGTGATTGAGGAGAAGCTGAAAGCAGCAGAGAGGCAGGCTGAAGGGCTCATTGAAGAGCTGGAGCAGGAaatcactgagctacagaggagaaGCACTAAGCTGGAGCAGCTCTCACACACTGaggaccacctccacctcctacaGAGCTTACCATCTCTTTGCACCCTTCCACCCACCAAGGACTGGTCTAAGATCAGTGTTCACAGTGATCTGTATGTGGGGACTGGGAGGAGAGTTGTGTCCCAACTGGAGGAGACACTGAATAAAGAGATGGATAAAGTCAAATTGAAGAGGGCGCAGCGCTATGCAGTAGATGTGACTCTGGACCCTGATACGGCAAACCCCTATATCATCCTGTCGACAAGTGGGAAAGAAGTGAGATATCAACAGAAACAACAAGATCTCCTTGACAACCCAAAGAGGTTTTCCACCTGTCCCTGTGTCCTTGGAAATAAAGGTGTCTCCTCAGGAAGATCTTACTATGAGGTGACTGTTAAGGGAAAGACTAAGTGGGATTTAGGAATGGCCAGAGAGTCCATCAACAGGAAGGGAAATATCACACTGAGCCCTAAGGATGGTTACTGGACTGTGGCACTGAGGGAAAAGTGTAAGTACCTAGCCTGTACCTCcacacctgtcctcctctccctgagAGAAAAGCCCCAGAAGGTGGGGGTGTTTGTGGATTATGAGGAGGGTCAGGTCTCCTTTTATGATGTAGAGGCCAGGTCTCACATCTACTCTTTCACTGGCTGCGCCTTCGCTAAGAAACTATATCCATACTTAGGACCTTGTGCTAATTTTGGGGATGAAAACTCTGCTCCTCTGATTATCTCCCCTGTCAATCACACAGACTGA